From the Desulfosarcina sp. BuS5 genome, one window contains:
- a CDS encoding methylated-DNA--[protein]-cysteine S-methyltransferase, giving the protein MMFSLCVTTGFDDFAISCTISYNINPFQIVKIHLPTVKKEFPVKRIYQNGCKEFVVPEKGTMHRAPALIQNMIIDYCKGIPISTPWQWLDLEYLTELQRTVLTATAGIQYGSLRSYKEIAAAIGRPGAYRFVGSTLAKNRFPILIPCHRVIRSDGSAGMFGAGAALKKRLINHEGASCPL; this is encoded by the coding sequence ATGATGTTTTCTCTTTGTGTGACAACAGGTTTTGACGACTTTGCCATATCCTGTACCATATCCTATAATATAAATCCGTTTCAAATTGTCAAAATTCATTTGCCGACCGTAAAAAAAGAATTCCCCGTTAAAAGGATATATCAAAACGGATGTAAAGAATTTGTTGTTCCTGAAAAGGGCACGATGCATCGTGCCCCTGCTTTAATCCAAAACATGATAATCGACTATTGCAAAGGAATACCCATAAGCACACCATGGCAATGGCTGGATTTGGAATACCTGACAGAGCTTCAACGAACAGTTCTGACCGCAACCGCCGGTATTCAATACGGAAGCTTGCGTTCCTACAAGGAGATCGCCGCCGCCATCGGCAGACCGGGAGCATACAGATTTGTCGGCTCCACTCTTGCGAAAAACAGGTTCCCCATACTGATACCATGCCACAGAGTAATCAGAAGTGATGGTTCAGCAGGCATGTTTGGCGCTGGCGCTGCTTTGAAAAAAAGACTGATCAATCATGAAGGGGCCTCGTGCCCTCTTTAA
- a CDS encoding NYN domain-containing protein yields MSIHLIVDGYNLIRQSNRLSLLDQQDLQSGRDALIEALIKYKKIKHHKITVVFDGTTSHSIIAFRDYIKGIIIKFSRQGESADAVIKRMAAREREKAMVVSSDRDIINTAVSYGSAAISSPLFEEKMIMAEYMDIKGMVEDDNPGWIPTTKKKGPSKRLSKRKKHSWKKIIKL; encoded by the coding sequence ATGTCAATTCATCTTATAGTAGACGGTTATAATCTTATACGCCAATCCAACAGATTGAGCCTGCTTGATCAGCAGGATTTGCAATCAGGTCGGGATGCCCTGATAGAGGCGCTTATAAAATATAAAAAAATAAAGCATCATAAAATTACCGTTGTTTTTGACGGAACAACTTCTCATTCCATAATAGCGTTCAGGGATTATATTAAAGGAATAATAATAAAATTTTCCCGCCAAGGAGAGTCTGCCGATGCAGTAATTAAAAGAATGGCCGCCAGGGAGAGAGAAAAGGCTATGGTCGTCAGTTCCGACCGGGATATTATTAATACGGCTGTTTCTTACGGCTCTGCAGCAATCAGTTCTCCTCTTTTTGAGGAAAAAATGATTATGGCGGAATATATGGATATAAAAGGGATGGTCGAAGATGATAATCCGGGCTGGATTCCCACAACAAAGAAGAAGGGGCCCAGCAAACGTCTTTCAAAAAGAAAGAAACATTCCTGGAAGAAGATCATAAAGCTGTAA
- a CDS encoding ParA family protein: protein MAQIISIANQKGGVGKTTTAINLSAAMAVSEKRILLVDCDPQANATIGIGIDKTRLKHTIYHGMIGEVQSADLVVESDIETLKVIPSRIELKCKIG, encoded by the coding sequence ATGGCACAAATTATCAGTATAGCCAACCAGAAAGGTGGCGTAGGAAAAACTACCACAGCAATAAATCTTTCGGCCGCTATGGCTGTTTCCGAAAAGCGGATCCTTCTTGTGGATTGCGACCCCCAGGCAAATGCGACAATCGGAATAGGGATTGACAAAACCCGGCTGAAACATACTATCTATCATGGAATGATAGGGGAGGTTCAGTCGGCTGATCTTGTTGTGGAGAGCGATATCGAGACTCTAAAGGTAATCCCCTCACGGATTGAGCTTAAATGTAAGATTGGGTGA
- the ispH gene encoding 4-hydroxy-3-methylbut-2-enyl diphosphate reductase — protein MKVIIAETAGFCMGVHRAVEMAMAAPDKHDPPIYTFGPLIHNSNVLHCLEEKGIFVIGEIPDKISGTILIRAHGIPPDIKAKLIIAGFNVIDATCPRVIKVQTIIARHAAKGYVSIIIGDKDHPEVVGLLGFARGNGHVVNNINHLQALPSFKKAIIVFQTTQNITFSEKVKEWASINFPHYIFFNTICNSTIKRQSEAQLLSKSVDAVIVIGGHNSGNTQRLAEIAGETGKPVFHIETKSEMDIKMISKFNSIGITAGASTPEWVIKQVCRALKTIPGNTNK, from the coding sequence ATGAAAGTAATCATTGCCGAAACGGCAGGTTTTTGCATGGGTGTCCACAGAGCCGTTGAAATGGCCATGGCTGCTCCTGATAAACATGATCCGCCCATATACACTTTCGGTCCCCTTATTCATAATTCAAACGTCCTGCATTGCCTGGAAGAGAAGGGGATTTTTGTTATTGGTGAAATACCGGATAAAATATCCGGCACAATATTAATCAGAGCCCATGGAATACCCCCTGATATCAAGGCCAAACTGATCATAGCCGGATTTAACGTGATAGACGCAACCTGTCCGCGCGTAATAAAGGTCCAGACAATCATAGCCAGGCATGCCGCAAAAGGGTATGTGTCTATAATTATTGGTGATAAGGATCATCCCGAGGTTGTGGGGCTGCTCGGTTTTGCCCGGGGCAACGGACATGTTGTAAATAATATTAATCATCTTCAAGCCTTGCCGTCTTTCAAAAAAGCAATAATCGTTTTTCAGACCACACAAAACATAACTTTTTCTGAAAAAGTCAAGGAATGGGCATCAATAAATTTTCCCCATTACATTTTTTTTAATACTATCTGCAATTCCACCATAAAGCGGCAATCCGAGGCACAACTTCTATCTAAATCAGTAGATGCGGTAATAGTAATCGGCGGCCATAACAGCGGAAACACACAAAGACTCGCCGAGATTGCCGGGGAAACAGGCAAACCGGTTTTTCATATAGAAACAAAATCCGAGATGGATATAAAGATGATTTCCAAATTCAATTCCATTGGAATAACAGCCGGAGCCTCCACACCGGAATGGGTAATCAAACAGGTGTGCCGGGCACTGAAAACCATTCCCGGCAACACGAATAAATGA
- a CDS encoding N-acyl homoserine lactonase family protein: MNRYKIHPIVMGTKIFDKGMMTYQHDYGKPYTIPIYCWYLEGGDKKVIVDTGEMNPVKSEAREASIGGKIYTFEEGLSRWGLAPEDIDIVIHTHLHNDHCENDYKCVNAVFYVHDKELKRVHDPHPLDFRYLDDYIIDVEEAGQISTITGDTEIISGIKVIHTPAHTDGGLSVLVETSKGRAVITGCCTIMENFNPPKEITAMEMDVIPPGTHVDAYEAYDIMLKIKDMADILIPLHEPGFAAVDTIG, encoded by the coding sequence ATGAACAGGTATAAAATACATCCGATTGTAATGGGTACAAAAATTTTCGATAAGGGAATGATGACCTATCAGCACGACTATGGCAAGCCTTACACAATACCGATATATTGCTGGTACCTTGAGGGGGGAGATAAAAAAGTCATTGTGGATACTGGCGAAATGAATCCTGTTAAATCAGAGGCAAGAGAAGCGTCAATCGGCGGCAAGATCTATACTTTTGAAGAAGGTCTCAGCCGCTGGGGACTCGCACCTGAAGATATTGATATTGTGATCCATACACATCTGCACAATGATCACTGTGAAAACGACTATAAGTGTGTAAATGCCGTTTTTTATGTACATGACAAAGAACTAAAGCGGGTACACGATCCCCACCCCCTTGATTTCAGGTATCTGGACGATTATATAATAGATGTGGAAGAGGCCGGTCAGATATCGACTATAACAGGTGATACTGAAATAATTTCCGGCATTAAGGTTATTCATACTCCGGCCCATACCGATGGAGGGCTTTCCGTGCTTGTGGAAACATCCAAAGGTCGGGCTGTAATAACCGGGTGTTGCACTATTATGGAAAATTTCAACCCTCCTAAAGAGATCACTGCCATGGAGATGGATGTTATCCCTCCGGGAACCCATGTGGACGCATACGAAGCATACGATATTATGCTGAAAATAAAAGATATGGCTGATATCTTGATACCTTTGCACGAACCCGGATTTGCGGCTGTAGATACTATAGGTTAA
- a CDS encoding acetyl-CoA acetyltransferase has translation MAEGIKDKVAIIGMGCTRFGERWDMDSEGLIVEAFQEAIKDAGIEKKDIDAAWFGSSMTDTNVGKTSMPLSMTLKLPYLPVARVENFCATGTEALRGAVYGVASGAYDICLALGVEKLKDTGFAGLPDMPSMLGTDAKFMMSNITAPGEFAMMAIAYFEKYGLTPEEGKEIIAMVSSKSHSNGAKNPKAHLRREASVEKIMNAPMIAYPLGLFDCCGVSDGAAAAIVCRADMAKNFGKPEPVKLKAMQLALCSGAELMYSDWDGTYVKTGNECAIKAYKEAGIKNPREEMSLLEVHDCFSITELVTYEDLQISERGKAGNDVRDGFFNLDGKIPCQPDGGLKCFGHPIGASGLRMMYEIYLQLQGLAGDRQIKDPSLGLTHNMGGFPNQNIVSISIAGL, from the coding sequence ATGGCAGAAGGAATAAAAGATAAAGTCGCAATTATCGGCATGGGTTGCACAAGGTTCGGTGAGCGATGGGACATGGACTCCGAAGGGCTTATTGTTGAAGCTTTTCAGGAAGCAATAAAAGATGCCGGTATAGAAAAAAAAGATATAGATGCAGCCTGGTTTGGTTCATCCATGACAGACACTAATGTTGGAAAAACATCAATGCCTCTTAGCATGACTCTAAAGCTTCCCTACCTTCCGGTAGCACGCGTTGAAAATTTTTGTGCCACAGGTACCGAAGCTTTGCGAGGAGCTGTATATGGAGTTGCATCCGGCGCGTATGATATATGCCTGGCCCTTGGGGTTGAAAAACTCAAAGACACCGGATTTGCCGGTCTTCCGGATATGCCGTCGATGTTGGGCACTGATGCTAAATTTATGATGTCCAATATAACGGCCCCCGGCGAGTTTGCAATGATGGCCATTGCCTATTTTGAGAAATACGGATTAACCCCGGAAGAGGGCAAGGAAATAATTGCCATGGTTTCTTCCAAGAGTCACAGCAATGGCGCAAAAAATCCCAAAGCTCATTTAAGGCGGGAGGCTTCTGTAGAAAAAATTATGAATGCCCCCATGATTGCCTATCCATTAGGTCTGTTTGATTGCTGCGGAGTCAGTGACGGCGCTGCCGCCGCCATAGTCTGCCGTGCGGATATGGCCAAAAATTTTGGCAAACCTGAACCGGTCAAACTCAAGGCCATGCAACTGGCGCTCTGCTCAGGCGCTGAATTAATGTACAGCGATTGGGACGGAACATATGTAAAAACCGGTAATGAATGCGCCATCAAAGCTTATAAAGAAGCTGGGATCAAGAATCCCAGGGAAGAGATGAGCCTGCTTGAAGTTCATGACTGCTTCTCGATTACAGAACTTGTAACTTATGAAGATCTACAGATTTCTGAAAGGGGCAAGGCCGGGAACGATGTTAGAGATGGCTTTTTTAATCTTGACGGGAAGATACCATGCCAACCTGACGGCGGATTGAAATGTTTCGGCCATCCCATCGGAGCTTCCGGGTTGAGGATGATGTATGAAATATATTTGCAGCTCCAGGGGCTGGCCGGTGACCGACAGATTAAAGATCCATCCCTCGGGCTCACCCACAACATGGGAGGATTCCCCAATCAGAATATTGTCAGTATCTCTATCGCCGGCTTGTAA
- a CDS encoding CaiB/BaiF CoA transferase family protein, translating to MAEEQRLTLKGVSIADFSHALSAPYGSMLLGDQGADIIKIENPKGDIFRTLMGGAYAAVVHRNKRTISLNLKMNEAKEVARKIIEKSDVLIENFTPGAIERLGFGYDEVRKYNPRIIYCSVSGYGQTGPYSKLGGYDVVAQAISGIMDNTGERDRLPVRIGPSIVDMGTGMYLAMGVMLALMDREKTGKGQHIEISLIETALSWMSAQAAYNSMTGEIPLRFGSGFFPFCPYKVYEASDQCVFIGVSTNNFWEKFCKEFDLMNLYEREDFRDPADRVAKRDELDELVQDAMSKLKAGDIIDRLRKTGIPCSPVNNIQQAVAEPHVIERGCLAEQDHPTAGKIKFVKNPINRDGKFPEVRSPSPEMGQHTKDIMSELGYSDDEIETLIAAGAAVAQEK from the coding sequence ATGGCGGAAGAACAAAGATTGACGTTAAAAGGAGTATCTATTGCGGATTTTAGTCATGCGTTGTCCGCACCGTACGGGAGCATGCTGCTGGGGGATCAGGGCGCCGACATAATCAAGATAGAAAATCCCAAGGGGGACATTTTCCGAACTCTGATGGGAGGCGCTTATGCCGCTGTTGTTCATCGAAACAAAAGAACAATTTCTTTAAATCTTAAAATGAATGAGGCTAAAGAGGTAGCACGAAAAATTATTGAAAAATCAGATGTTTTGATCGAAAATTTTACGCCTGGAGCAATTGAAAGGCTCGGTTTCGGTTATGATGAGGTCAGGAAATACAACCCGCGGATCATTTATTGTTCAGTATCCGGTTATGGACAGACAGGACCTTACAGTAAGCTTGGCGGGTATGATGTTGTAGCACAGGCAATATCAGGCATAATGGACAACACCGGCGAGCGTGACAGACTGCCCGTACGTATCGGCCCGTCCATCGTAGATATGGGTACAGGGATGTACCTGGCTATGGGTGTCATGCTTGCTTTGATGGACAGGGAAAAGACAGGCAAAGGACAGCATATCGAAATTTCGCTTATAGAAACAGCTCTTTCCTGGATGTCAGCGCAGGCGGCCTACAACTCCATGACCGGAGAAATCCCTTTAAGATTCGGTTCCGGTTTTTTTCCTTTTTGTCCCTACAAGGTCTATGAAGCTTCGGATCAATGCGTTTTTATAGGCGTTTCAACGAACAATTTTTGGGAAAAATTCTGTAAAGAATTCGATCTGATGAACCTTTATGAGAGAGAAGATTTTAGAGATCCCGCAGATAGAGTTGCGAAGCGTGATGAACTCGACGAACTGGTTCAGGACGCCATGAGCAAATTAAAGGCCGGGGATATTATAGACCGTCTTAGAAAAACCGGGATTCCATGTTCTCCTGTAAATAATATTCAACAGGCCGTTGCAGAACCACATGTTATAGAGCGTGGATGCCTGGCAGAACAGGACCATCCCACCGCTGGAAAAATAAAGTTTGTCAAAAATCCGATTAACCGGGATGGAAAATTTCCGGAAGTTCGTTCCCCGTCTCCCGAGATGGGGCAGCATACCAAGGATATTATGTCTGAATTAGGATATTCAGACGATGAAATAGAGACCTTGATTGCAGCCGGCGCTGCCGTTGCACAGGAAAAATAG
- a CDS encoding MaoC/PaaZ C-terminal domain-containing protein: MAQPKVLFDDIEVGYKIPQLVKDPITETQLVMYAGASGDFNPIHTVHAFGEKAGFGGVIGHGMLSMGFAGQFMTNWVGVTAVKKLAVQFRAVTKPKNVITVSGTVVKKYTEDGQNLVDCEFLAVNQNGDKIIMGTATAELS; the protein is encoded by the coding sequence ATGGCGCAACCTAAAGTATTGTTTGATGATATTGAGGTCGGTTATAAAATACCGCAGCTTGTTAAAGATCCGATCACAGAGACTCAGCTTGTAATGTATGCCGGGGCTTCAGGAGATTTCAACCCGATTCATACAGTTCATGCCTTTGGTGAAAAAGCCGGTTTCGGCGGAGTGATAGGCCATGGAATGTTATCCATGGGTTTTGCAGGTCAGTTCATGACGAACTGGGTCGGAGTTACGGCTGTAAAAAAACTTGCGGTGCAGTTTAGAGCTGTGACTAAACCTAAAAACGTGATAACTGTTTCAGGAACGGTTGTTAAAAAATATACTGAAGATGGTCAAAATCTGGTCGATTGTGAGTTTTTGGCTGTCAACCAGAATGGCGACAAGATTATAATGGGGACGGCTACAGCAGAGCTTTCTTAA
- a CDS encoding CooT family nickel-binding protein — translation MCEANAYLIEENGNKLIMEAVDTVEPEEDGLKLVSIFGDQKFIRANIHSLALVDHNIFLKEF, via the coding sequence ATGTGCGAAGCCAATGCATACCTTATAGAAGAAAACGGTAATAAACTGATAATGGAAGCTGTCGATACTGTTGAACCTGAAGAAGACGGTCTGAAACTTGTCAGCATCTTCGGAGATCAAAAATTTATCAGGGCAAACATACATTCACTGGCGCTGGTGGATCATAATATCTTTCTGAAAGAATTCTGA
- a CDS encoding DUF3842 family protein, protein MKQICVIDGQGGGIGSAVIKKLKGLFHEYFEIIALGTNAIATAQMLKARANRGASGENAIIQTVRNVDVIIGPIGIIMAHAMMGEVTPGIAEAVSLSPAKKLLIPLSQENIELAGITAMPLPHILEALIEEHLYKFYKNNK, encoded by the coding sequence ATGAAACAGATTTGCGTTATAGACGGGCAGGGTGGAGGTATCGGCAGCGCTGTCATAAAAAAACTTAAGGGATTGTTTCATGAGTATTTTGAAATAATTGCCCTGGGAACAAATGCCATAGCCACGGCTCAGATGCTTAAAGCCAGGGCTAATCGCGGTGCTTCCGGAGAAAATGCCATTATCCAGACCGTACGGAATGTTGATGTAATAATCGGGCCCATAGGTATTATTATGGCCCATGCCATGATGGGTGAGGTCACCCCGGGAATTGCCGAAGCCGTGTCACTTAGTCCTGCAAAAAAACTTCTGATACCTCTTTCGCAGGAGAATATTGAACTTGCAGGGATAACCGCAATGCCGCTTCCCCATATTTTAGAAGCTCTGATTGAAGAGCATTTATATAAATTCTATAAAAACAACAAATAA
- a CDS encoding TolC family protein: MFDDRLRVSKADRKIVLTQYEKAIQTAFREVADALAMQGTINQQVSAQQSLVAAVAETYRLSNKLYAKGIDSYLGVLDAQRSLFAAQQGLISLRLARLANQVRLYAVLGGGLE; this comes from the coding sequence TTGTTTGATGACAGGCTGCGGGTCAGCAAAGCCGATCGCAAAATCGTCCTGACCCAGTATGAGAAGGCAATCCAGACGGCCTTCAGGGAAGTAGCCGATGCCCTTGCTATGCAAGGCACAATAAACCAGCAGGTATCTGCGCAACAATCCCTGGTAGCTGCGGTTGCAGAAACATATCGTCTTTCGAATAAACTCTATGCAAAGGGGATTGACAGCTACCTGGGTGTCCTTGATGCGCAGCGATCCCTATTTGCAGCGCAGCAGGGGCTTATCTCGCTCCGCCTGGCCAGACTCGCCAACCAGGTGAGGCTTTATGCTGTGTTGGGTGGAGGTTTGGAGTAG
- a CDS encoding hydroxymethylglutaryl-CoA synthase family protein, which yields MTGIVSYGAYIPRYRIDRKIIYKAMGWLNPATFMPGEKAVANYDEDSITMAVAAGIDCLGDIDRNSVDGAFLASTTFPYNERQSAQIMADAFNMRSDIRTVDFADTLKSGTTAVLTALDTVKAGSAKNIIVCASDIRKGKAGSIQEEMFGDGAASLLLGNDNVIAKVVGSHSVSYDFVDHWRSDTDKYDRQWEDRFIRDAAYKPFIIESISEVLKKCGLEAKDIAKFAYPCLYAGDFKGIARKFGLEETQLQDPMINNVGFTGTGNPLMLLVAALEDAKPGDKILVASFGTGSDAIIFEVTDEIEKIKGSRRGIKKNLAAKRNLDLYEKMIAFRELLPVEKGIRGEGMPFTPFSKLWRIRDQVHGLIGSKCTKCGTPQFPAQKVCVNPDCGAIGQMEKYSFSDKKGNLIMYTGDSLAFSPSPPETYGLLDFEGGGRYQFNITDVDLENLSVGMSVEMSFRKKYVDTKFGVHGYFWKAVPVIE from the coding sequence ATGACAGGAATTGTATCTTACGGCGCATATATTCCAAGGTACCGAATAGATCGCAAAATTATTTACAAGGCCATGGGTTGGCTTAATCCAGCCACTTTTATGCCTGGTGAAAAAGCTGTGGCCAATTATGATGAGGATAGCATTACCATGGCAGTTGCCGCAGGCATAGACTGCCTTGGAGATATAGACCGCAACAGCGTAGACGGCGCTTTTCTTGCCAGCACAACCTTTCCTTACAACGAAAGACAGAGTGCTCAAATCATGGCAGATGCCTTTAATATGCGCTCTGATATTCGGACAGTCGATTTTGCAGACACATTGAAATCCGGCACAACAGCAGTACTTACAGCTCTTGATACTGTTAAAGCCGGAAGTGCAAAAAATATTATCGTTTGTGCCTCAGATATTAGAAAAGGCAAAGCCGGCAGCATCCAGGAAGAAATGTTTGGCGATGGCGCAGCTTCCCTGTTGTTGGGGAATGATAATGTTATCGCAAAGGTTGTGGGATCACATTCAGTTTCTTATGACTTTGTTGATCATTGGAGATCTGATACCGACAAGTATGACCGCCAATGGGAAGACCGCTTTATTCGAGACGCGGCCTACAAACCATTTATTATTGAATCGATCAGCGAAGTACTCAAAAAATGCGGCCTGGAAGCTAAAGATATAGCAAAGTTTGCATATCCGTGCCTGTATGCCGGGGATTTTAAAGGGATTGCAAGAAAATTTGGCCTGGAAGAAACCCAGTTACAGGATCCAATGATAAATAATGTCGGCTTTACCGGTACGGGAAATCCTTTAATGCTGCTAGTGGCAGCTTTGGAAGATGCAAAACCCGGAGATAAAATTTTGGTTGCCAGTTTCGGTACAGGCAGTGATGCTATAATATTTGAAGTAACTGATGAGATAGAAAAGATAAAAGGTTCCAGAAGAGGTATTAAAAAAAATCTTGCAGCAAAACGAAACCTTGATTTGTATGAAAAAATGATAGCATTCCGGGAGTTATTACCGGTTGAAAAAGGTATTCGCGGTGAAGGAATGCCCTTTACTCCATTCTCCAAGCTTTGGAGGATACGAGATCAGGTGCATGGGCTGATTGGAAGCAAATGCACAAAATGTGGAACACCACAATTTCCGGCTCAAAAGGTGTGTGTAAATCCTGATTGCGGAGCCATTGGCCAGATGGAAAAATACAGCTTCTCTGATAAAAAAGGTAACCTGATTATGTACACCGGCGATAGCCTGGCATTTAGCCCCAGCCCTCCTGAAACATATGGATTGCTGGATTTTGAAGGCGGCGGCAGATACCAGTTTAATATAACAGATGTAGATTTAGAAAATTTAAGTGTCGGAATGTCGGTTGAAATGAGTTTCAGGAAAAAGTATGTTGACACCAAGTTTGGTGTGCATGGTTATTTTTGGAAGGCTGTACCGGTAATAGAGTAG
- a CDS encoding CHASE sensor domain-containing protein has translation MEQFAALAFNDHKAAKEILTGLRATPDITAAFLYDVSGNKIAQYVESGINETEFLI, from the coding sequence GTGGAACAGTTCGCCGCACTTGCATTCAATGACCATAAAGCTGCAAAAGAAATACTGACAGGATTACGTGCAACACCTGATATTACGGCAGCTTTCTTATATGATGTTTCAGGAAACAAAATAGCTCAGTATGTAGAAAGTGGAATTAATGAAACAGAATTTTTAATCTGA
- a CDS encoding M48 family metallopeptidase yields MCIKNILKLFIIYLLSIILSGIFIPAPAIAITAREEEDMGLKFMEMAKRHFEFIEDPVIIKYINKIGNRIIATLPPQPFKYHFYMIKQDVYNAFAVPGGHVFINSGLFEAMEGEDELAGILGHEISHVLCRHISQRIARSSKVGIATMAGMIAGILLGIDGSGSAASAMTITSAAAGQSAMLAFSRENEMQADQIGLKLLSKAGYSAQGLLTMLKKIRDKSWFGSKEIPSYLMTHPAVEDRIAYIDVWMNGNKDSGMSVRKINPFDFERAHTRLEVVYGDENHVKKKFEAKLAKDPSNPMANYRLGLILARTGNRDDAIQHLKKALRKNVFEPNVLKDLGRIYFLNGDYEEALNTLKGALSITPDDLEALFFLGRTRMGLGNYKEAASIFEKLITAKTGNRAQVLYFLGKTYGKQDKLGDAHYYLGIYYKEKRDGKNAVFHLQKSLKYIDNKEKKKKILAMLEKIRGKSSRLKNDKDKTGFNKNLYQGMLPKY; encoded by the coding sequence ATGTGCATAAAAAATATATTAAAATTATTTATAATTTACCTGCTTTCAATTATTCTCAGCGGCATATTCATACCTGCACCGGCCATAGCCATTACTGCCAGGGAAGAAGAAGATATGGGCCTTAAATTCATGGAAATGGCGAAAAGGCATTTTGAGTTTATAGAAGACCCTGTTATCATTAAATATATAAATAAAATCGGTAACAGAATAATAGCAACTCTTCCGCCGCAGCCTTTTAAATATCATTTTTATATGATCAAGCAGGATGTTTATAATGCCTTTGCCGTGCCGGGCGGCCATGTTTTTATAAACAGCGGTTTATTTGAAGCCATGGAGGGTGAAGATGAACTTGCCGGTATACTAGGCCACGAAATTTCGCATGTACTTTGCCGTCATATATCACAACGGATTGCAAGATCATCAAAAGTCGGCATCGCGACAATGGCCGGTATGATTGCTGGAATTCTTTTAGGTATAGATGGTTCCGGATCCGCCGCAAGCGCCATGACTATAACCTCTGCTGCGGCAGGACAGTCTGCCATGCTGGCTTTCAGCCGGGAAAACGAAATGCAGGCCGATCAGATAGGATTAAAACTGCTCTCAAAAGCCGGTTACAGCGCCCAAGGCCTCCTTACAATGCTTAAAAAAATTCGCGATAAAAGCTGGTTCGGTTCCAAAGAAATTCCTTCATACCTTATGACCCATCCCGCTGTGGAGGATCGTATAGCTTATATCGATGTCTGGATGAACGGAAACAAAGATAGTGGAATGTCTGTGCGTAAAATAAATCCTTTTGATTTTGAAAGAGCGCATACAAGGCTTGAAGTGGTTTACGGGGATGAAAACCATGTAAAGAAAAAATTCGAGGCAAAGCTTGCAAAAGATCCTTCAAACCCAATGGCCAATTATAGATTAGGGCTTATCCTGGCAAGAACAGGCAACAGGGATGACGCTATTCAGCACCTAAAAAAAGCATTGCGTAAAAATGTTTTTGAACCTAACGTATTAAAAGATCTCGGAAGAATATATTTTCTGAATGGTGACTACGAGGAAGCCTTAAATACATTAAAAGGGGCGCTGAGCATCACGCCGGATGATTTGGAAGCGCTATTTTTTCTTGGCCGCACCAGAATGGGACTGGGTAATTATAAAGAGGCGGCCTCAATATTTGAAAAACTGATTACCGCTAAAACGGGAAACAGGGCACAGGTATTATATTTTCTTGGCAAGACTTATGGTAAACAGGATAAGCTCGGCGATGCGCATTATTATCTTGGCATCTATTATAAAGAGAAAAGAGATGGAAAAAATGCCGTTTTTCATCTGCAAAAATCATTGAAATATATAGATAACAAGGAGAAAAAGAAAAAAATTCTGGCCATGCTTGAAAAAATCAGGGGTAAATCATCCAGGCTTAAGAACGATAAGGATAAAACCGGTTTTAACAAAAATTTATATCAAGGGATGTTACCGAAATATTGA
- a CDS encoding MaoC family dehydratase N-terminal domain-containing protein, with protein sequence MIEKSNIGKEYPERTFEIEKCKIRELARAIGDKSKIFYDEDAAREDGFEGLAVPPTFFTLFAMAGGLESVIKDLEINMAKLLHGGQEYEYFKPVKPGDVVKAKTIITDVIEKSGKAGTMDFVVMETTYINQNEEPVLRDKCTLVVRR encoded by the coding sequence TTGATAGAAAAGAGCAACATAGGGAAAGAATATCCGGAGCGCACGTTTGAAATCGAAAAATGCAAGATACGTGAACTTGCACGAGCGATCGGAGACAAAAGCAAAATATTTTACGATGAGGATGCCGCGCGGGAGGATGGTTTTGAAGGACTGGCTGTTCCACCTACTTTTTTTACTCTCTTTGCAATGGCAGGCGGGCTTGAATCTGTTATTAAAGATCTTGAAATCAATATGGCCAAGCTTTTGCATGGTGGTCAGGAATATGAATATTTCAAACCTGTTAAACCGGGCGACGTCGTAAAGGCCAAAACAATAATAACGGATGTAATAGAAAAATCCGGAAAAGCCGGAACCATGGATTTCGTTGTCATGGAAACAACCTATATTAATCAGAATGAAGAACCTGTGCTGCGCGACAAGTGTACTCTCGTGGTTCGAAGATAA